From Oryza brachyantha chromosome 9, ObraRS2, whole genome shotgun sequence, a single genomic window includes:
- the LOC107304881 gene encoding ycf20-like protein yields the protein MPLRRGARPLCAPRAAAGAFCRGALPRRTCLLRPAAADGAGLSYKMKNSRWKPVFALETGGPSNADSQDFEDDGGFLGRTRLGRLIQAAARELLQKLNSARSNSPTKIFLVLLGFYTANALATILGQTGDWDVLVAGVVVAAIEGIGMLMYKKPVSRPPGRFQSLISMVNYWKAGVCLGLFVDAFKLGS from the exons ATGCCGCTGCGGCGCGGGGCCCGTCCTCTGTGCGCCCCGCGGGCGGCCGCCGGTGCCTTCTGCCGCGGCGCGCTCCCCCGCCGGACCTGCCTGCTGCGGCCGGCCGCAGCCGACGGAGCCGGCCTCAG TTACAAGATGAAAAATTCTAGATGGAAGCCTGTCTTTGCCTTGGAAACAGGTGGACCATCAAACGCTGATAGCCAGGACTTTGAAGACGATGGTGGCTTTCTTGGAAGAACAAGGCTGGGCAGACTCATACAAGCTGCTGCGAGGGAACTACTTCAAAAGCTAAACTCTGCCAGAAGCAACTCTCCCACAAAGATATTCCTTGTGCTCCTTGGCTTCTATACTGCCAATGCGTTGGCAACAATCCTAGGGCAGACCGGTGATTGGGATGTTCTTGTTGCTGGTGTTGTAGTGGCTGCCATTGAGGGAATTGGCATGCTCATGTACAAAAAACCGGTTAGTAGACCTCCTGGGCGATTTCAGTCATTGATTTCAATGGTGAACTATTGGAAAGCCGGCGTATGTCTGGGTCTTTTTGTGGATGCCTTCAAACTGGGAAGCTGA